In a genomic window of Nanoarchaeota archaeon:
- a CDS encoding methyltransferase, whose product MLELYGLKINVFENVYEPAEDTFLLISALQNSDLKNKTVLEIGTGSGIIALFAARFAKSVLAVDINPKAINCAKENVKINGIKNVEFRESNLFSNINEKFDIIIFNPPYLPDEQITQDIALDGGHDGRKVIERFLEDAPKFLNARGKIFLLESSISHYEKTLQHFEKIGFNAIIIAREKFDWEELVVMKATHI is encoded by the coding sequence ATGCTTGAACTTTACGGCCTTAAAATCAACGTCTTTGAAAACGTCTATGAGCCCGCAGAAGACACATTTCTTCTGATTTCCGCGCTCCAAAATTCGGATTTGAAAAACAAAACGGTCCTGGAAATCGGCACCGGAAGCGGAATTATTGCGCTATTTGCCGCGCGATTCGCAAAATCTGTCCTTGCAGTTGACATAAATCCGAAAGCAATAAACTGCGCAAAAGAGAACGTGAAAATAAATGGCATAAAAAACGTCGAATTTCGCGAAAGCAATTTGTTCTCAAATATAAATGAAAAGTTTGACATCATCATCTTCAATCCGCCGTATCTGCCTGATGAGCAAATAACGCAGGACATCGCACTTGACGGCGGGCATGACGGAAGAAAAGTGATTGAAAGATTCCTGGAAGATGCGCCAAAATTCCTGAATGCGCGCGGCAAAATATTTCTTCTTGAATCCTCGATTTCGCATTATGAAAAAACGCTGCAGCATTTTGAAAAAATCGGCTTTAATGCAATAATAATTGCACGAGAGAAATTTGACTGGGAAGAGCTTGTTGTAATGAAAGCAACGCATATATAA
- the gatC gene encoding Asp-tRNA(Asn)/Glu-tRNA(Gln) amidotransferase subunit GatC, with translation MPENIIDKVAKVARLSLTDAEKAKFERDMNDILKAFGSLDRAKTDGVEPAFQPIETKNALRDDVVEECLSQEDALSNTVHKENGFFKGPRVI, from the coding sequence ATGCCAGAAAACATCATTGACAAAGTCGCAAAAGTCGCGCGCCTCTCTCTAACCGATGCCGAAAAGGCAAAGTTCGAACGTGATATGAACGACATTCTTAAGGCGTTCGGTTCCCTCGACCGCGCGAAAACAGACGGCGTAGAGCCTGCTTTCCAGCCGATAGAGACAAAGAACGCATTGCGCGACGACGTAGTTGAAGAATGCTTAAGCCAGGAAGACGCGCTTTCAAACACTGTGCATAAGGAAAACGGATTTTTTAAGGGACCTCGCGTTATTTAG